One window of Salmo salar chromosome ssa11, Ssal_v3.1, whole genome shotgun sequence genomic DNA carries:
- the LOC123725095 gene encoding homeobox protein 2-like, which produces MAMSKQDSSSSPGGVNVPELLLPPELLLPPELLLPPELLLQSELLLPSELLLPPELLLPSELLLPSELLIPSELLLPPELLLQSELLIPSELLLPPELLLQSELLLPSELLLPSELLLLPPGLLLPSELLLLPPELLLLYHHNYYSYHQNYSYHQNYSYHQNYSYHQHYSYHQNYSYHWNYSYNQHYIPTTRTNCYHQNYSYHQHYSYHQKYSYHQNYSYHQNYYSYHHNYSYHHNYSYHQNYFYNHNY; this is translated from the coding sequence ATTCATCCTCCTCACCTGGGGGTGTGAACGTACCGGAACTACTCCTACCACCAGAACTACTCCTACCACCAGAACTACTCCTACCACCAGAACTACTCCTACAATCAGAACTACTCCTACCATCAGAACTACTCCTACCACCAGAACTTCTCCTGCCATCAGAACTACTCCTACCATCAGAACTACTAATACCATCAGAACTACTCCTACCACCAGAACTACTCCTACAATCAGAACTACTAATACCATCAGAACTACTCCTACCACCAGAACTACTTCTACAATCAGAACTACTCCTACCATCAGAACTACTCCTACCATCAGAACTATTACTCCTACCACCAGGATTACTCCTACCATCAGAACTACTACTCCTACCACCGGAACTACTCCTACTGTACCACCATAACTACTACTCCTACCACCAGAACTACTCCTACCACCAGAATTACTCCTACCACCAGAACTACTCCTACCATCAGCACTACTCCTACCACCAGAACTACTCCTACCACTGGAACTACTCCTACAATCAGCACTATATTCCTACCACCAGAACAAACTGCTACCACCAGAACTACTCCTACCATCAGCACTACTCCTACCATCAGAAATACTCTTACCATCAGAACTACTCCTACCACCAGAACTATTACTCCTACCACCATAACTACTCCTACCACCATAACTACTCCTACCACCAGAACTACTTCTACAATCACAACTACTAA
- the LOC106591559 gene encoding zinc finger protein basonuclin-1 isoform X2, whose product MYQGSQVEIVHSNVVFDICSLMLYGTQAIPVRLKILLDRLFSVLKQEEVIQILNALDWTLQDYIRGYVLQDIAGKVLDRWAIMTFEEEIATLQQFLRFGETKSIVELMALQDKEGQAVLVPSTRTNSDIRTFIERSTPRTATTNNILTPKVEKLSSSKAHHFENFINSMAFMLPFQLLGSVPAPLLGSPPGALQQQQGGQMEQGQRRGDENPNALPLPGPPPTESSLVGSSSASFTSDLDRGGENPMDGLSATPKMEAEDFPTSDNYSDGRSTPCTPSMMNSDFTQMSPDSKLQRSMDRNGGGGGGSLKKGRVYCSACDKTFYDKGTLKIHYNAVHLKIKHKCTIDGCNMVFSSLRSRNRHSANPNPRLHMPMNRNNRDKDLRGSGSLSADEDSEASDKPRSEYPHSSIPVSLTSSPDSQKSVASYMVSHVDSTTSSTKLHHSSSFPSMGHLGHGILFPNLKTVQPVLPFYRSLVTPAELANSPGQHLPSLPVLSSSLPLKPTSITAPDACGAIIDPVPKKKSRKSSMPIKIEKEAVEREGGMGEDSSSEDMSPIQGRDKEECERGLGGGGDLCTRQMGVEREREREERGVILAGERGEREGVKRPRSHSPEREMCGSREQEEDKDEKEEGSRQAETGMITCASSPYDGKLNHRENHSLSLSRDHTETEGEEGDQPTSQHQDKPCDDMDHRLTNGGLFRLGDRGKDGPEGCMEDYTDSSLLQSRMDSEGPLDRDDLPHHCEICSKTFNNQYSVKMHYRNVHLKEMHMCTVAGCNAAFPSRRSRDRHSSNLNLHHKLLTKDLYSPSPRSLYSPASLCRDKDPVSLDYHQDLRDLQRDRELQRDPGSQTSVIFRGHNRMGLVFPMSKMADERTGENAGEELGGGGGVEEGTVLDLSTSLSVPPHGGGSARSSWDSDGAGSEEGEGLEEEPLPMEEDSDGESCDGIGLGGPSGEGLGSGGERTLGCMGGGQVGPQGGGGGSPITCHVCQKVYSNKGTFRAHYKTVHLRLLHKCKVPGCDTTFSSVRSRNRHSQNPNLHRNLTGSGGGTTLDQE is encoded by the exons ATGTACCAGGGCAGCCAGGTGGAGATCGTCCACTCCAACGTGGTCTTTGACATCTGCAGCCTGATGCTCTACGGGACCCAGGCAATCCCGGTCAGACTAAAGATCCTGCTGGACCGGCTGTTCAGTGTCCTGAAACAGGAGGAGGTCATCCAGATCCTCAATGCATTGGACTGGACCCTACAGGACTACATCCGAGGATACGTCCTACAG GACATAGCAGGGAAGGTGTTGGACCGCTGGGCCATCATGACGTTCGAGGAGGAGATTGCTACTCTGCAGCAGTTCCTCCGCTTCGGGGAGACCAAGTCCATTGTGGAGCTGATGGCGCTACAGGACAAGGAGGGCCAGGCCGTGCTGGTCCCCAGCACCCGCACCAACTCAGACATCCGCACCTTCATCGAGCGCAGCACCCCGCGCACTGCCACCACCAACAACATCCTGACCCCCAAGGTGGAGAAACTGAGCTCATCCAAAGCGCACCACTTTGAGAACTTTATTAATAGTATGGCGTTTATGCTACCATTTCAATTGTTGGGCTCCGTGCCAGCGCCTCTCCTGGGGTCGCCACCGGGGGCGCTGCAGCAGCAGCAAGGGGGGCAGATGGAGCAGGGGCAGAGACGGGGGGACGAGAACCCCAACGCCCTCCCCCTCCCCGGGCCGCCTCCCACCGAGAGCAGCCTGGTGGGCTCTAGCTCCGCCTCATTCACCTCTGACCTGGACAGGGGTGGAGAAAACCCTATGGACGGACTCTCGGCCACGCCCAAGATGGAGGCTGAGGACTTCCCCACCAGTGACAACTACTCAGACGGCCGCTCCACACCCTGCACCCCCTCCATGATGAACTCTGACTTTACCCAGATGTCCCCGGATAGCAAGCTCCAACGCTCCATGGACCGGAACGGGGGAGGCGGGGGAGGAAGTCTCAAGAAGGGGCGTGTGTACTGCAGTGCGTGTGACAAGACCTTCTACGACAAGGGCACGCTGAAAATCCACTACAACGCTGTGCACCTGAAGATCAAGCACAAGTGCACCATCGACGGCTGCAACATGGTGTTCAGCTCGCTGCGCAGCCGCAACCGCCACAGCGCCAACCCCAACCCACGCCTGCACATGCCCATGAACCGCAACAACCGCGACAAGGACCTGCGAGGCAGCGGGAGCCTTTCGGCCGACGAAGACTCCGAAGCAAGCGACAAACCGCGGTCTGAGTACCCCCACTCATCCATCCCGGTGTCCCTGACCTCATCCCCCGACAGCCAGAAGTCGGTTGCCAGCTACATGGTGAGCCATGTGGACTCCACCACCAGCAGCACCAAGCTGCACCACAGCAGCTCCTTCCCCAGCATGGGGCACCTGGGCCACGGCATCCTCTTCCCCAACCTGAAGACAGTGCAGCCTGTGCTGCCTTTCTACCGGAGCCTGGTGACCCCTGCCGAGCTGGCCAACAGCCCCGGCCAACACCTCCCATCCCTCCCCGTCCTCTCCTCCTCGCTTCCCCTCAAACCTACCTCCATCACCGCCCCAGACGCCTGCGGTGCCATCATCGACCCTGTGCCCAAGAAGAAGTCGCGGAAGTCGAGCATGCCCATCAAGATCGAGAAGGAagcggtagagagggagggagggatgggggaggacaGCAGTTCAGAGGACATGAGCCCTATACAAGGCAGGGACAAggaggagtgtgagagagggttaggaggaggGGGGGATTTGTGTACGAGACAGATgggtgtagagagggagagggaaagagaggagagaggagtcatcctagctggggagagaggagagagggagggggtgaagcGGCCAAGGTCCcacagcccagagagagagatgtgtggaaGCAGGGAACAAGAGGAGGACAAAGACGAAAAAGAAGAGGGATCCCGGCAGGCAGAGACAGGTATGATCACCTGCGCCTCATCCCCCTATGATGGAAAACTCAACCACAGAGAGAACCACAGCCTCTCTCTGAGCAGagaccacacagagacagagggagaggagggcgaCCAACCAACCTCCCAGCACCAAGACAAGCCGTGCGACGACATGGACCACCGACTGACCAACGGTGGTTTGTTCAGACTAGGCGACAGAGGGAAGGATGGACCAGAGGGCTGTATGGAAGACTACACCGACTCTAGCCTCCTGCAGTCTCGTATGGACTCTGAGGGGCCACTGGACAGGGATGACCTTCCACACCACTGTGAGATCTGCAGCAAGACGTTCAACAACCAGTACAGTGTGAAGATGCACTACCGCAACGTGCACCTGAAGGAGATGCACATGTGCACGGTGGCTGGCTGCAACGCTGCCTTCCCCTCCCGCAGGagcagagacag GCACAGCTCCAACCTCAACCTCCACCACAAGCTGTTGACCAAAGACCTGTATAGCCCATCACCCCGCTCCCTATACTCCCCAGCCTCCCTCTGCAGGGACAAAGACCCTGTCAGCCTGGACTACCACCAGGACCTGAGAGACCTCCAGAGGGACAGAGAGCTCCAGAGAGACCCAGGCAGCCAGACGTCCGTCATCTTCAGAGGACACAACCGCATGGGCCTGGTCTTCCCCATGAGCAAGATGGCCGACGAAAGGACAGGGGAGAATGCaggagaggagctgggaggaggaggaggggtggaggaggggacgGTACTGGACCTAAGTACGTCATTGTCTGTACCTCCTCATGGGGGCGGCAGCGCCCGTTCCTCCTGGGACTCGGATGGGGCAGGCAGCGAGGAAGGGGAGGGGCTAGAGGAGGAGCCTCTGCCAATGGAGGAGGACAGCGATGGGGAGAGCTGCGATGGGATTGGTCTAGGAGGCCCCAGTGGGGAAGGATTAGGTTCGGGCGGGGAGAGGACCCTGGGCTGTATGGGGGGAGGACAGGTGGGGCCGCAGGGGGGTGGAGGTGGCTCACCCATTACCTGCCACGTGTGCCAGAAGGTATACAGCAACAAGGGGACGTTCAGAGCCCACTACAAGACTGTCCACCTGCGCCTGCTGCACAAGTGTAAAGTCCCAGGCTGTGACACCACATTCTCGTCAGTACGGAGCCGCAATCGACACAGCCAGAACCCCAACCTGCACCGCAACCTGACTGGCAGTGGTGGCGGCACCACTCTAGACCAGGAGTAG
- the LOC106591559 gene encoding zinc finger protein basonuclin-1 isoform X1, producing MTMAEAICCTLVNCTCDSFKPGKLKKRLCEQCKHGWVAHALSKLKLHHMYQGSQVEIVHSNVVFDICSLMLYGTQAIPVRLKILLDRLFSVLKQEEVIQILNALDWTLQDYIRGYVLQDIAGKVLDRWAIMTFEEEIATLQQFLRFGETKSIVELMALQDKEGQAVLVPSTRTNSDIRTFIERSTPRTATTNNILTPKVEKLSSSKAHHFENFINSMAFMLPFQLLGSVPAPLLGSPPGALQQQQGGQMEQGQRRGDENPNALPLPGPPPTESSLVGSSSASFTSDLDRGGENPMDGLSATPKMEAEDFPTSDNYSDGRSTPCTPSMMNSDFTQMSPDSKLQRSMDRNGGGGGGSLKKGRVYCSACDKTFYDKGTLKIHYNAVHLKIKHKCTIDGCNMVFSSLRSRNRHSANPNPRLHMPMNRNNRDKDLRGSGSLSADEDSEASDKPRSEYPHSSIPVSLTSSPDSQKSVASYMVSHVDSTTSSTKLHHSSSFPSMGHLGHGILFPNLKTVQPVLPFYRSLVTPAELANSPGQHLPSLPVLSSSLPLKPTSITAPDACGAIIDPVPKKKSRKSSMPIKIEKEAVEREGGMGEDSSSEDMSPIQGRDKEECERGLGGGGDLCTRQMGVEREREREERGVILAGERGEREGVKRPRSHSPEREMCGSREQEEDKDEKEEGSRQAETGMITCASSPYDGKLNHRENHSLSLSRDHTETEGEEGDQPTSQHQDKPCDDMDHRLTNGGLFRLGDRGKDGPEGCMEDYTDSSLLQSRMDSEGPLDRDDLPHHCEICSKTFNNQYSVKMHYRNVHLKEMHMCTVAGCNAAFPSRRSRDRHSSNLNLHHKLLTKDLYSPSPRSLYSPASLCRDKDPVSLDYHQDLRDLQRDRELQRDPGSQTSVIFRGHNRMGLVFPMSKMADERTGENAGEELGGGGGVEEGTVLDLSTSLSVPPHGGGSARSSWDSDGAGSEEGEGLEEEPLPMEEDSDGESCDGIGLGGPSGEGLGSGGERTLGCMGGGQVGPQGGGGGSPITCHVCQKVYSNKGTFRAHYKTVHLRLLHKCKVPGCDTTFSSVRSRNRHSQNPNLHRNLTGSGGGTTLDQE from the exons GCGATCTGCTGCACCTTGGTGAACTGTACCTGTGATAGTTTCAAACCTGGGAAACTGAAGAAAAGACTGTGTGAGCAGTGCAAGCATGGATGGGTAGCGCACG CTCTGAGCAAGCTGAAGCTGCACCACATGTACCAGGGCAGCCAGGTGGAGATCGTCCACTCCAACGTGGTCTTTGACATCTGCAGCCTGATGCTCTACGGGACCCAGGCAATCCCGGTCAGACTAAAGATCCTGCTGGACCGGCTGTTCAGTGTCCTGAAACAGGAGGAGGTCATCCAGATCCTCAATGCATTGGACTGGACCCTACAGGACTACATCCGAGGATACGTCCTACAG GACATAGCAGGGAAGGTGTTGGACCGCTGGGCCATCATGACGTTCGAGGAGGAGATTGCTACTCTGCAGCAGTTCCTCCGCTTCGGGGAGACCAAGTCCATTGTGGAGCTGATGGCGCTACAGGACAAGGAGGGCCAGGCCGTGCTGGTCCCCAGCACCCGCACCAACTCAGACATCCGCACCTTCATCGAGCGCAGCACCCCGCGCACTGCCACCACCAACAACATCCTGACCCCCAAGGTGGAGAAACTGAGCTCATCCAAAGCGCACCACTTTGAGAACTTTATTAATAGTATGGCGTTTATGCTACCATTTCAATTGTTGGGCTCCGTGCCAGCGCCTCTCCTGGGGTCGCCACCGGGGGCGCTGCAGCAGCAGCAAGGGGGGCAGATGGAGCAGGGGCAGAGACGGGGGGACGAGAACCCCAACGCCCTCCCCCTCCCCGGGCCGCCTCCCACCGAGAGCAGCCTGGTGGGCTCTAGCTCCGCCTCATTCACCTCTGACCTGGACAGGGGTGGAGAAAACCCTATGGACGGACTCTCGGCCACGCCCAAGATGGAGGCTGAGGACTTCCCCACCAGTGACAACTACTCAGACGGCCGCTCCACACCCTGCACCCCCTCCATGATGAACTCTGACTTTACCCAGATGTCCCCGGATAGCAAGCTCCAACGCTCCATGGACCGGAACGGGGGAGGCGGGGGAGGAAGTCTCAAGAAGGGGCGTGTGTACTGCAGTGCGTGTGACAAGACCTTCTACGACAAGGGCACGCTGAAAATCCACTACAACGCTGTGCACCTGAAGATCAAGCACAAGTGCACCATCGACGGCTGCAACATGGTGTTCAGCTCGCTGCGCAGCCGCAACCGCCACAGCGCCAACCCCAACCCACGCCTGCACATGCCCATGAACCGCAACAACCGCGACAAGGACCTGCGAGGCAGCGGGAGCCTTTCGGCCGACGAAGACTCCGAAGCAAGCGACAAACCGCGGTCTGAGTACCCCCACTCATCCATCCCGGTGTCCCTGACCTCATCCCCCGACAGCCAGAAGTCGGTTGCCAGCTACATGGTGAGCCATGTGGACTCCACCACCAGCAGCACCAAGCTGCACCACAGCAGCTCCTTCCCCAGCATGGGGCACCTGGGCCACGGCATCCTCTTCCCCAACCTGAAGACAGTGCAGCCTGTGCTGCCTTTCTACCGGAGCCTGGTGACCCCTGCCGAGCTGGCCAACAGCCCCGGCCAACACCTCCCATCCCTCCCCGTCCTCTCCTCCTCGCTTCCCCTCAAACCTACCTCCATCACCGCCCCAGACGCCTGCGGTGCCATCATCGACCCTGTGCCCAAGAAGAAGTCGCGGAAGTCGAGCATGCCCATCAAGATCGAGAAGGAagcggtagagagggagggagggatgggggaggacaGCAGTTCAGAGGACATGAGCCCTATACAAGGCAGGGACAAggaggagtgtgagagagggttaggaggaggGGGGGATTTGTGTACGAGACAGATgggtgtagagagggagagggaaagagaggagagaggagtcatcctagctggggagagaggagagagggagggggtgaagcGGCCAAGGTCCcacagcccagagagagagatgtgtggaaGCAGGGAACAAGAGGAGGACAAAGACGAAAAAGAAGAGGGATCCCGGCAGGCAGAGACAGGTATGATCACCTGCGCCTCATCCCCCTATGATGGAAAACTCAACCACAGAGAGAACCACAGCCTCTCTCTGAGCAGagaccacacagagacagagggagaggagggcgaCCAACCAACCTCCCAGCACCAAGACAAGCCGTGCGACGACATGGACCACCGACTGACCAACGGTGGTTTGTTCAGACTAGGCGACAGAGGGAAGGATGGACCAGAGGGCTGTATGGAAGACTACACCGACTCTAGCCTCCTGCAGTCTCGTATGGACTCTGAGGGGCCACTGGACAGGGATGACCTTCCACACCACTGTGAGATCTGCAGCAAGACGTTCAACAACCAGTACAGTGTGAAGATGCACTACCGCAACGTGCACCTGAAGGAGATGCACATGTGCACGGTGGCTGGCTGCAACGCTGCCTTCCCCTCCCGCAGGagcagagacag GCACAGCTCCAACCTCAACCTCCACCACAAGCTGTTGACCAAAGACCTGTATAGCCCATCACCCCGCTCCCTATACTCCCCAGCCTCCCTCTGCAGGGACAAAGACCCTGTCAGCCTGGACTACCACCAGGACCTGAGAGACCTCCAGAGGGACAGAGAGCTCCAGAGAGACCCAGGCAGCCAGACGTCCGTCATCTTCAGAGGACACAACCGCATGGGCCTGGTCTTCCCCATGAGCAAGATGGCCGACGAAAGGACAGGGGAGAATGCaggagaggagctgggaggaggaggaggggtggaggaggggacgGTACTGGACCTAAGTACGTCATTGTCTGTACCTCCTCATGGGGGCGGCAGCGCCCGTTCCTCCTGGGACTCGGATGGGGCAGGCAGCGAGGAAGGGGAGGGGCTAGAGGAGGAGCCTCTGCCAATGGAGGAGGACAGCGATGGGGAGAGCTGCGATGGGATTGGTCTAGGAGGCCCCAGTGGGGAAGGATTAGGTTCGGGCGGGGAGAGGACCCTGGGCTGTATGGGGGGAGGACAGGTGGGGCCGCAGGGGGGTGGAGGTGGCTCACCCATTACCTGCCACGTGTGCCAGAAGGTATACAGCAACAAGGGGACGTTCAGAGCCCACTACAAGACTGTCCACCTGCGCCTGCTGCACAAGTGTAAAGTCCCAGGCTGTGACACCACATTCTCGTCAGTACGGAGCCGCAATCGACACAGCCAGAACCCCAACCTGCACCGCAACCTGACTGGCAGTGGTGGCGGCACCACTCTAGACCAGGAGTAG